The following are encoded together in the Macadamia integrifolia cultivar HAES 741 chromosome 10, SCU_Mint_v3, whole genome shotgun sequence genome:
- the LOC122090639 gene encoding probable prefoldin subunit 2, protein MLNKAEGDGKEPVNEQAIANIYGNMRSEINQLHSKITELEMEVSEHSLVIGAIQPLDPSRRCYRMIGGVLVERTIKEVLPAVQRNKEGLEEVISRMNEALEKKKKEIAEFEAKYKIRIRKSDGEVKDDGGRKEGSAQGVLVGPAGAKNE, encoded by the coding sequence ATGTTGAACAAAGCTGAAGGTGATGGTAAGGAGCCGGTGAATGAGCAGGCAATTGCCAACATATATGGCAACATGAGGTCTGAAATCAACCAACTTCACTCAAAAATTACAGAATTGGAGATGGAAGTGAGTGAGCACTCTTTGGTGATTGGAGCCATACAGCCACTTGATCCATCCAGGCGATGCTACCGGATGATTGGAGGTGTGCTAGTGGAAAGAACCATCAAGGAGGTCCTCCCAGCAGTCCAGCGTAACAAAGAGGGTCTTGAAGAGGTAATTTCTCGGATGAATGAAGccttggaaaaaaagaaaaaagagattgcTGAATTTGAGGCAAAATATAAAATCAGGATAAGAAAATCGGATGGTGAGGTGAAGGATGATGGAGGCCGGAAGGAAGGTTCTGCTCAAGGAGTTCTTGTTGGTCCTGCAGGTGCTAAGAATGAATGA